TGATTTTCTcgtacaattattttatttccaaaaaatagttttgttgacaaagttttttttttttttcctaataatCTGGACGAAGCAAAACTGGTGTTTACAAGTTTCTTCTTTGTTTCCTAATAATCAGGAGCTCATATCCTCCAATGTGATCTCTTACATCATAAACCTCTCACCAAACCTGAGATTGAGTCATATCAATGGTAAGAAACCCAAAGAAAACAATCCAAAGGGATTTTTGTCACTGTAAATTTAGAGAACTCACACAAGAATCACTTCATCAAAAGCTTAACCAAAACCTCAAACTTGTTTTCATGTCCCAAAACTGCGGTCTCCAGCGTCTCCAAGCCCAGGGATTATGAACCTAATCCCAGTATAACCGTAAAAAAGGACCTTATAACTCTTTACCATATGCTAGTTTTCTTACAGAAAATCAAGAATCCAGTAATGGAAATCCAAACTTTCAAAACTCCAGCCTGACTTACCCCTTTTCATTGACTTCAGGATCGATTATTCCAGTATACACATGAAGCCTGAAATGTTGCAAACAATAACCAAAACAGTTTAGTAAAACCCCCGCCAGGTTTCAAACAAGTTAAAGAGTCGGTATTGATACCCTGGATATTTCTCATTAAGCTTAGATAGTGCAGGAGGTGCAGCAACCGCACAAATCTGTAATCATGGAGATACAggataaaccaaaatatatattctacaGCCAACATGTTAACAAATGCTTACCACTTTGATTTGCTGAACAGACAAACCACGTTCCTTCAACAGATCCATCGCGGCAATTATGGTACCGCCTGAAATACAAACAAGAAACATTCGGTATTACATCTGAGGCGCATCAAAACACTAACTATACTTGTTCTACTATGATGGTGGCTACATTGCAATTTTTTTACAAGACTTCCTAACCTGTAGCAAGCATTGGATCCACCAAAAACACTCGAGAATTTTCTGGAAATTCGTCAGGCAACCTGAAGGACACGTATCAAATCTGTCACCATATAGACGCTTCAGCCCTAACAACATAATGATGTGGACAAGTTCTTACTTGTTTAGATACACAGAAGGCAAAAGTGTTTCCTCGTCCCGACTTATCCCTGGTAAGAAAGGACATGAGAAGCTATAGATTAAACGTTCTTTTGACATCTTATCTTCAGGCAACAGATAGTAAGTATATTTACCTAagtgatatattttatttgcagGCAAAACTGTTGATGCGTGTTCCGCAAGAGCAAGACCAGCTCTTAAAATCGGAACAACCTACACAGAGGGTCACAAAAGCCAAGAACAAGAAATGGCTTTAACTTTTTGGAGTGAGAAGAAAAATACTGAAAACAAGAGAGTCTCAGGGAAGAGACAAACCGCTATAGGCTCTCTAGGATCAATGAACTCAACAGAAGCAGCACCCATTGGAGACATTATTTCTCCAACAACAGTTGGCTTTTACACATCACataagtgacaaaaaaaaaacaaatcaagaatCTATAAAGCAAACTTAGCAAAGAAAAGAGAGATGTCACCAGCCATTCTCGAGATGCTTCATACATCAATAGCCTCCCTAGTTCAGCGATTGCACTCCCTAAAAGAAGAATGCTCAAAAGAACTCAGATTTAAACAGAAAACATGTCAAACGCAGATAACACAACCTAACAGTGGTAGAATCTGCACTAACACTCTCAAAACATTAATCTTTATATACTCACTGAAAATGGGACAAGGTGTTTGGTCGTTTCTCAGAACAGAGATCCAGTGTTTGATCAAAGGATGTGGTGGCACGAAGACCTGAAAGACCATGAATCAATTCAACTTTTCACTCTCCAAGGGCTAAAATTTTGGCTTACTATAAGCTTCCTTTATatattagttctttttttttaatacaattacTTATATTCTCTTTCATGGTGGACAATTGTAAGAACAACATTAACAGACCTgtcttaaaatttgaatttatcggtttttaatttaaaaacaattgaagttgcacaaaaaaaaaaatttaaaaaaacaattgacaGTTACTGATTGGTTctagaaatgtttattaattctctaaatatattaaacaaaatctGATTAATGGGAGTCAATTTTACCAGCATCCTATTGCTTCCGGAAATGGATCCTTCCGACGCCGCCATTTTGGCTCTAACCGTAATACTCCGACGGGGAACAGGCGAAGGAGAAGCACCCAGAGTCTACAGAATTCGAAATTCGAAATCAAAATGAATATATCCATTTGAGTGAGCATTGTTGGAATAGTGGTTGATACCTGAACGAGGATGGTAGAGGAATTAAAGGAGAGGAAAGAGGAAGGAGTAGGCTTTACGCGGCCGCATTGTTGTTGTCGGGGAGTTAAACGCAGCGTTTCGGTGTAACACCGGACAGCGTTACTACTAATTGAGCACGCCATTCACGGTGATGTTCGAATCTCTGGTCTTGAGCAGAATTTTTGGAAGGGCGATAGAGTGAGTGATCAGCGATGGATAATTGGATAATAAACCGGCCGTCACAATCTGTACCGGATAATTTTGGGTCATAATAATTTATGATTGGGCTCTATATTTCCTTTCTTAGAAACCCATTGggctttatttatatatgtggaTTGATCTTTTGCCCTTCTTTTTCTGCCAGATCAAATTGTTTTGTTGCTTGagttaataatt
The nucleotide sequence above comes from Brassica napus cultivar Da-Ae chromosome A9, Da-Ae, whole genome shotgun sequence. Encoded proteins:
- the LOC106382781 gene encoding uracil phosphoribosyltransferase, chloroplastic; this encodes MACSISSNAVRCYTETLRLTPRQQQCGRVKPTPSSFLSFNSSTILVQTLGASPSPVPRRSITVRAKMAASEGSISGSNRMLVFVPPHPLIKHWISVLRNDQTPCPIFRSAIAELGRLLMYEASREWLPTVVGEIMSPMGAASVEFIDPREPIAVVPILRAGLALAEHASTVLPANKIYHLGISRDEETLLPSVYLNKLPDEFPENSRVFLVDPMLATGGTIIAAMDLLKERGLSVQQIKVICAVAAPPALSKLNEKYPGLHVYTGIIDPEVNEKGFIIPGLGDAGDRSFGT